Proteins encoded together in one Papaver somniferum cultivar HN1 unplaced genomic scaffold, ASM357369v1 unplaced-scaffold_21, whole genome shotgun sequence window:
- the LOC113339950 gene encoding E3 ubiquitin-protein ligase SINAT5-like has translation MEMDNIECVSSSDGGGGMEKEDIRTHHNHNNQFSSSKGLNNNGISPAATSVHELLECPVCTNSMYPPIHQCHNGHTLCSTCKTRVHNRCPTCRQELGDIRCLALEKVAESLELPCKYGSLGCPEIFPYYSKLKHEALCNFRPYNCPYAGSECAVVGDIPFLVTHLRDDHKVDMHTGCTFNHRYVKSNPREVENATWMLTVFNCFGQYFCLHFEAFQLGMAPVYMAFLRFMGDENDARNYSYSLEVGANGRKLIWEGTPRSIRDSHRKVRDSHDGLIIQRNMALFFSGGDRKELKLRVTGRIWKEQQNQEAGVCIPNLCS, from the exons ATGGAGATGGATAATATTGAATGTGTATCATCTTCAGATGGAGGAGGTGGGATGGAAAAAGAAGATATAAGaactcatcataatcataataatcaaTTTTCATCATCAAAAGGATTAAATAATAATGGGATTTCTCCTGCTGCTACAAGTGTTCATGAATTGCTTGAATGTCCTGTTTGTACTAATTCTATGTACCCACCTATTCATCAG TGCCACAACGGGCACACATTGTGTTCGACTTGTAAAACAAGGGTACACAACCGGTGTCCCACCTGTAGACAGGAGCTTGGAGATATCAGGTGCTTAGCATTGGAGAAAGTAGCTGAATCCCTTGAGCTTCCCTGCAAGTATGGCTCCCTGGGATGTCCAGAGATATTTCCGTATTACAGTAAGCTCAAGCATGAGGCTCTGTGTAACTTCAGACCATATAACTGTCCATACGCTGGATCAGAGTGTGCTGTTGTTGGTGATATTCCGTTTCTGGTCACCCATCTGCGAGATGATCATAAAGTAGACATGCACACCGGATGTACATTCAACCATCGATATGTGAAGTCTAATCCCCGTGAAGTTGAAAATGCTACCTGGATGTTGACT GTCTTCAACTGTTTCGGTCAGTACTTTTGCCTGCACTTTGAAGCCTTTCAACTCGGAATGGCCCCCGTTTACATGGCGTTCCTACGATTCATGGGAGACGAAAACGACGCTAGGAACTACAGCTACAGTTTGGAAGTCGGAGCAAACGGAAGGAAACTCATTTGGGAAGGTACACCACGCAGCATTCGCGATAGTCACAGGAAAGTGAGAGACAGCCACGACGGACTGATAATCCAGCGAAACATGGCACTATTTTTCTCTGGCGGGGACAGGAAAGAACTGAAGCTGAGGGTGACAGGGAGGATATGGAAGGAACAACAAAACCAAGAAGCTGGGGTGTGCATACCAAACCTTTGTAGTTGA